A single region of the Longimicrobiaceae bacterium genome encodes:
- the frr gene encoding ribosome recycling factor, with protein sequence MSKDKARQRMDGAIEALRRDFAAVRTGKASPALLDNIRVDAYGSMVPLNQVGTVSAPEPRMLMIQPWDKKMLSAIEKAIHMSDLGVNPGNDGSVIRLPLPPLTEERRKEFVKQLHKFTEEARVAIRSARKDANDDVKARQKKEGLSEDDIRREQGEVQKITDQYIAKVEELLKHKEAEVMEV encoded by the coding sequence ATGTCAAAGGACAAGGCTCGCCAGCGCATGGACGGCGCCATCGAGGCGCTGCGCCGCGACTTCGCGGCCGTGCGCACCGGCAAGGCGTCGCCCGCGCTGCTGGACAACATCCGCGTGGACGCGTACGGCTCGATGGTGCCGCTCAACCAGGTGGGCACGGTGAGCGCCCCGGAGCCGCGCATGCTGATGATCCAGCCGTGGGACAAGAAGATGCTCTCGGCGATCGAGAAGGCGATCCACATGTCGGACCTGGGCGTGAACCCCGGCAACGACGGCAGCGTGATCCGCCTCCCGCTCCCGCCGCTGACGGAGGAGCGGCGTAAGGAGTTCGTCAAGCAGCTGCACAAGTTCACGGAAGAGGCGCGCGTGGCCATCCGCAGCGCGCGCAAGGACGCCAACGACGACGTGAAGGCCCGCCAGAAGAAGGAAGGCCTGTCCGAGGACGACATCCGCCGCGAGCAGGGCGAGGTGCAGAAGATCACCGACCAGTACATCGCCAAGGTCGAGGAGCTGCTGAAGCACAAGGAAGCCGAGGTGATGGAGGTCTGA